From the genome of Perca fluviatilis chromosome 8, GENO_Pfluv_1.0, whole genome shotgun sequence:
CGACGAGGACGTCCCACCGCCACGTCGGCGTGGCGACCAAAACCACGCCATCGGGAAGTCGTGCGGCCGAGAGTGTCGGAGGAGGTGCCGGGAGAGAATCGGCGCCGCCAGACGAGAGGCGCTGCACGCCGAATACTGGAGCATGAGCTACGAGGGCAAGAAGGCGTTCGTTTCCTCCAACGTTCCTCGCCGCCAAACGGCGGTACAGTCCGGCGCCGTTCCCGGCAGACGCAAGCAGACCCTCTCGTACCAGTTCACCGACGACCTGGGACTCACGCAGAGAGTCTGCAAGACCTTCTTTCTCACCACGCTGGGGTACAATCCCAAAAATGACCGCATCGTGCAGATGGTCAGCGGGAACGGCCGGCCTCGGTCTCGCGGAGAACGCCGCGGAGAACGAAGCGGCGAGGCGTCGGATCCTGCGAGTCCACGGAGTGAAATAACGGTGGAGCTGCACCAGCTGGAGACGGGAGATACCCAGCGCTGGAACGTTAccgagtacatttactccagcaCTGGGCTGCAGTCCAAACGCTGAGACCAGGGGTTAGACCActtaacactgtgtgtgtgtgtgtgtgtgtgtgtgtgtgtgtgtgtgtgtgtgtgtgtgtgtgtgtgtgtgtgtgtgtgtgtgtgtgtgtgtgagtgagtgagtgattgtttaactacattcgtggggtccaaaaactgggTGTCCAGTATAGTACAACAGCtctgtggggccaaaatgctggaccccccaagtttaaagggctgtttgagggttaagacttggttttaggattagggatagaattaggttatggttaaggttagggtaagggttaaggttaggcatttagttgtgatggttaaggttagggtaagggttaaggttaggcatttagttgtgatggttaaggttagggtaagggttaaggttagacatttagttgtgatggttaaggttagggtaagggttaaggttagacatttagttgtgatggttaaggttggGGTAGGGTTAGAGTTAATAGTTAAGAGTTTTAATTTTCTGGCACTGGCCTATTGATCTGAACCAAACAGGAGGGAGTTGGAAGGGGTGTGGTGAGAAGATGGGGGATTAAGTGACTAGGTTCTTGGTGTAGAGGCAGCTCTCTTAACCCATAATCCGGGGGACAGGGGTGCAAGGCCCCAGGAAGGGAAGCAAATGAGAATGTTgggcaaaaaacaaaacaaaaacaaaaaaaacacaaatgaatgCATACAATGAGATCATGCAAAAGAGAGATAAATTAATAAGTGCTGGATAAAAAGGTCAGTAGAAAAGCATGCAATCACATATAAAACTGgccataaaataaatatatgatatataataaatacataaataattcatagataattcataatttatacATAATTTAGGAATATAATTAAAAAAGGGGATAAAATAAGTGCTTGGTAATAAATTCAAAGAGAAGCATGCAAAACACATCTAATAATTGGTAATAAAATCCAGTGCATAAAGAAacgcccaaaaaaaaaaaataaataaataaaaataaggggGGTAGGGTAGAGAATAGAAAACAAAAGGGATGTACATGGAAATTTATTTGTCGTTTAAACCTGTGGGTGTGATGGTCCTGAGAAGGTGAATCCAAATTCTTTCTGCCCTCTTCCTCTGCCCCACAGTCCAACAGTCGTTGGATTCTAAACCAGAAATGATGAGGTGATTGATTGAGTGTTGCTGGAAATGTGCAACTAATGGTGTGGTGAGTTTACCTTGTTCAATATTGTAAAGGTTGTTGTTTGCTAGGTATGAGTATGGTATGCTTGGTTTCACCTATGTAGTGTTTATTGCAGACAGTGCATGTAATAATGTAGACGGTATTGCTTGTATGAAGGGAGTAAGACTGGAGGATTGGGTGGGATGTACGGCTATGtgggttaaaaataaattttctgtttttgtaaaaaGTGTTGTGTTGAGTGTTAACGGGAGGTCTATGATCTGTGAATTGGGAATGAACAAGTATGTCTTTAAGATTTCTGTTTTTCCGATAGGCGGAAATAGTTTTATGGTTGGTAAATGCTTGGTGTTGTGTTTGCAAAATGTtgtaattgtgtttaatgtagtGATGTAATCTGGTGGTCTGTTGGGAGTAAGTGGATACAAACGGAATGATCAGAAAAGGAgtttggttggggttaggatgGGGATGAGAGTTGGGGTGAGGATAAGGGTTAAGGTCAGGGTTGGGGTTTGGATGAGGGTGGGGggtagggttaggtttgggttaaaacgtagggttagggttagggtgagggtaagggtggGAATTGGGGTTAGGATTAGACtgagggttggggttagggtgtGGATGAGGGTTGGGGTGAGGATgaaggttaaggttagaggaAGGATGTGGAATTTTGGAATTGCGCAATTCCAAATTTCCCTTCCAAGATTCCAACTTTTAAATTCAAAATGTGGAATCTTGGAATCAGTTCAATAATTGACCATTGGGGTCACCATCATACAATTTTTAACCAGATTCCACATTTCACATTCCACATTCCATAATTCTACATTCCATATATATTACACTCAatccatttttatatatattaccattgtaaaatgtcaaatatacAAGATTCCACAATCTACATTCCACATTCCATATAAATTGCACTCAGTCCATTTTTCCATATATTACCATTGTTAAATGTCAAATATTCACCAGATGTGTTAAATATGTGTTTAATAACTCAGAAGTCTCAAAATTGACCCACTTTACCAGTGCGACCCCAGCATTCAGCCGCAATGGGTCCTAAGTCTCTATCCCATTGTTTTGCCCCAAATTGGTCCCGAGAAGACGGCAGGCCAATGGGCTTGCTGGCAAGGTGCAAATTTGGAACTTTTGAACGTTGGTCTTGGAGGCCCGCAAGGCAGCGCTCGACGTAAAGGGCCCGACGCGCTGAGCCGGGGGGTCATCAAACCAATGCTCCACCACCTTCCTGTCCCGAGCTATGGGGCGCCAAATGTTGAGGTTTTTCACCAAATTGAAGGCCATATCAATTGAAGGGAAGGAGCCTGGTGTGTGCTAGATACACAGTTGGAAAGATCTCAGAGAGCTCTATCACATAGGTCAGGTTTTGGCATCATAGAGTGGTGGGCTTTTGATCTTTTTTTCCCTGAGACGTACATCAAAAAGAGAGACGTTGTCAGAGTCGCCCCGAGACGCTGTCAAACATATGTCAGCGCCGTACAGCTACTGCCTTCTTTGGGACCAAAGTTGCTCAGGAGCGACGAAACGCACGTATTCTCGTTGCTCTCAAAGTCCTGAGTACAGCGGCCTTACAATGAGCTTTCTGCGTCGCATCGTTGCGGAGAAATGTGGGCTCAAACCCATGAAATTGCTAATGTACAAGGTGGAAATTTGGAATTATGGAATGATAATCTGGAAGCAATTGATGATGTCACAGTTAGGGTTGGGTCAGGGTTAGGACCACCCACATTTGGTCAAGGGTACAGTTCAGGCAGCTGAACAACATATGTgaagcagaggtggaaaaatCACTTTTGAAAATTTCATCAAAAATGGCTTCAGAACACAAAAAGGCCATTTAAGCACATTGGGAAATCAATGCGGGGGAAGGGAGAAATTCCAACTTTTGAAGCGTGGGTCGTAGAGCCACAAGCAAGGCATGGGCGGAAAGGGCCCGGCGAGCCGAGCAGGGGGAGCTTTGATTTAAAGCTCCacccccttcctgtccaaagtTAAGGGGGCCCAAAATAAATccaaattttaatttaattgccTTCCAGATGTTGACCTTTTGATGTTTTGGCATCACATTTGGGGCCCTTCCTTTGGGGCCACACGTTCAAAAAAATTACCATCGCAACGGTGCCATGCGGGTCACTCTAAGTCAAAGGCTTCAAAAATAATGGGGGCCTAAAGTCATTCCAGATTTCCATCTAATTGACTTCCAGATTTTGCTCCTTCATAAATGACCTTTGGCCTCACTTTTGGGGCCCTTCCTTtggggccacagggtcaaaaaaaTTACCAAGTCATACGGTGGATACCGGCTCCGATTCAAAGCAAGGTCCAAGTCTCTAGCACCTTGCACTGCCGAATACCAGCCAAAAAGACACTATAAAGGGATAGGCCAAAATTGGGAAtctgaccttttgacctttgCATTTAAAGGTGGATTACTCAGGAATGCAAGGGGCTAGGGACACGGGCCCAACTGTTCCGAACAGCCCTCGGGGAGCCttacaacatatgtcagaaccaGGACCGTAGCACCTTTTTTTAGGGTCGAACTCCAATCTGATCCCCAACAATACAGGCTGAAGAAAAAGTGTAGATTCTAAGGGGATTTGTCTTGGGAGGGTCAAACACGCTATCTTGCTCATTTTAAGTCTTAGGGCCTCGATCCAGACATCGCCGGAAAGGTCTCGCCGAGCCGGAGTCGGCCATCTTGGAACCAACGCTCTACTCCTTTGCAGTCAGGAGCTAGGGGGCGTTAAAGGTTCAATTCCGCTACCTTTTCAAGGGTCATAAATCACAGACCAAAGCACTCAGAGATGTGGGAGGGGCACCATTGGAAAGCTTTCAAAAAGTTCTATCACATATGTCTCCCCCCAGCAGGTGGCGCCCTTCTGGGGCCAACTCCGCAACGCAAGGGGTTACAGGCGCGGTCTTGGCATTGTCCCGTAGCCCTCGTTCTGCCCATCGCAAGGGTGCCATGCGGGTCACTCTAAGTCAAAGGCTTCAAAAATAATGGGGGCCTAAAGGAATAATCTGGAATGTTTTCAAtgggtcatatttcaaagaccctTCAAGTTATCAGGCTGACTCTTACAGGAAATGAAAGCCTGGAGATTGCTGAATCCAATGAATGGTGCAGGGTCACTCTAGGTACATGTATTGATGAGTTACAAGTGCTTCCACATTTTCATCTATTTTAATGCTCATAGATGAAAATCTGGAATTTATACATtgggtcatatttcaaagaccgTTAAAGGTATCAGGCTGATTCTAATAGGAAATGAAAGCCTGGAGATTTCTGAATCCAATAAAGGGTGCAGGGTCACTCTAGGTACATGTACTGATGAGGGTTGACCCTAAacctaaccccccccccctaaccCTGCTCATAGATGTAAATCTGGAATGTTTTCATTGGCTCATATTTCAACGACCGTTTGAGGTATCAGCCTGATTCTATTAGGAAATGAAAGCCTGGAGATTGCTGAATCCAACGAATGGTGCAGGGTCACTCTAGGTACATGTGCTGATGAGTTATAAGGCTTGCAATTGCTTCCAAATTCTCATCTATTTCACTGCTCATAGATGAAAATCTGGAATTTATTCATtgggtcatatttcaaagaccctTTAAGGTATCAGGCTGATTCTAACAGGAAATGAAAGCCTGGAGATTGTTGAATCCAACTAAGGGTGCAGGGTCACTCTAGGTACATGTGCTGATGAGTTATAAGGCTTGcaagtgcttccaaattttcaTCTATTTCAGGGCTCATAGATGAAAATCTGGAATATTTTCAAtgggtcatatttcaaagaccctTTAAGGTATCAGGCTGATTCTAACAAGACATGAAAGCCTGGAGACTGCTGAATCCAACAAGGGGTGCAGGGTCACTCTAGGTACATGTGTTGATGAGTTATAAGGCTTGCAAGTGCTTCCAAATTTGCCGAATACGAGCCAAAAAGACATTGtgaactttaaaaataaatcgtTTTATAGCACTGTGTGCTTTTAATTGtctgctagcatgctagcgctggcgttagcattagcatgcattagcgctagcattagcatgcATTAGTGTTCATAAATGAAAGTAAGAAGTACTGTACTTCCACATTTCAATATATTGTACTTCCACATTTCAATATATTGTATGATGCAGCCACATAGATTAAAATGTGAACTTCCTTTGTCAGAAAGAAGTAATAGGAATTAGGAAATTCATTAGCAGAAGAAGCAGACACATGGTGAGTAAGCTTGAATGTGGTATTCAGGTGTCTATTGTACAAAATGTGTTGAAAATGGATTGTCTTTGCCTTATTTCATCGTCTAACATCACAATGTTATGTTTTTCAGTGCTTTTATGCACTtgtgaactttaaaaaaaatcgttTTATAGCATTGTGTGCTTTTTATCATGtctgctagcatgctagcgctagcgttagctttagcatgctagcgctagcattagcatgctaacacattgAAATCATAAGTATTCTGAAAGCTCAGCAGAGTTTCTTTGCCAATACCTCAACACTGGGTCTCAGGTAAAGGAGTGATGTTAATTTTATGGGTGCTGAAACCCAGCAGCCAAACACCAAACCTGTGGCTAGCACTATGATGCATAGATGTCATGCTAGCTAGCATAGATGTCATCTTAGACCTagctacttcctgtgttttttttctttttatgacaTGGATCTAAATGTGGAATTTCAATTGGACATTCTACTTCCTGTACACACAGGAAGTAGCTAGCGCTAGTGACATAGATGTAAATATGGAATATTAAGAAATTACAatctgtcatatatatatattagtaatTGGAATACCTAGCGCTAGCTACTTCCTGTGTAACAGGAAGTTGAACATTTTATGACATAGATGTAAATGTGGAATATTTCCAAATTCCAATCTgtcttatatattattaatcagAATACCTAGCGTTAGCTACTTCCTGTGTAACACGACATAGTCATGACATGACATAGATGTAAatgtggaatatttaaaaattcAAATTTGTCATATATATTAGCTGcagttaatatatatatatatatatatatatatatatatatatatatattaaatctCCCAGCATGACAGTTGGAGAAAATGGACAGCGGGACCAGAATGACTGTTATGGAGCTGTGTGAGGTGGATGACGTGGCCACGGGTTTGGTTTTGGACCCTCTGCTTGGTTTCAGCACCCATAAAATGAACATTGCTCCTTTACCTGAGACCCAGCATTGGGATATTCTTAAAGAAACTCTGCTGAGCTTTCAGCATACGCAGGATTTTAACAAGACATTCAATGCACTGACCGCTGGGGAATATTTTAATGCTGTGGGAAGCCATCATCAGGAACTGCTGAGGCAACAGGTCTATCGCTACCTCAGTGCCTTCCTTTTGGACAGTGGTGTCAAGATAGAGTCCACTGATAGATACTCTTGTGAGACAAACGGAGCGAAGGTAACCTCAACAAAGCACTGGTTTCCAGGACAGCGTATTGAGGTCATGCTGGGCTGCATAGCAGAGTTTAGTCCTGCCGACAGTGCTGTGCTGAAGGCTGGAGTCAATGACTTCAGCGTGATGTATTCCTTGCGCAGAAAATGCGATCAGCTCTGGCTCGGGCCTGCACGTTTCATAAACCACGACTGCAACCCAAACGCCAAATACGTTGCTTGCAAGTTTGTTGCTTATGTTGACGTAATTAGACCCATCTCACCTGGCGAGGAGATCACCTGCTGTTATTGTCAAAACTTTTTTGGGGACGAAAATGAAGCGTGTGAATGCTGCACCTGTGAGAGGAATGGAGAAGGTCACTTTAAACAAAGAAGGAAGCTACCTCATTGTGAGGAAAAAAGGCTGAGACCAAGAAGTGAGGCTGGCACAGTGCACATACAAAAATTCACTCACACTATTGAAATAAATAAGAGTGGTAAAAGTACAGAAGctgaaaaagaacattttgtgCAAGAACTTCCACATTCTCATCTATTTTAGTGCTCATAAATGAAAATCTGGAATTTTTTCATtgggtcatatttcaaagattgtttaaGGTATCAGGCTGATTCTAATAGTCAGTTTTCCAATTTTTTACATTAACATTGTGAACACTTGTCTTTCTTAAACCCATCTAAATGCACAGGTGGCAGTGCTGTGACTGAAAACGTTGTCAAGATGGTAAGTAGAAATCAATATAGAGTGTACTTTTGATAGTTAGCTGAGAATGGCAGAGTCTTAATTTGGTGTTCTATCTGCAGTCCACAAAGGTTTCGCGGAGTCTGCCATGCGAGCTTCTCTAACCTGAAGCAACACCTTACTGTATCGCACACTATACCTAATAAGGAGGAATTTAAGCTCCTCATGAAGTATGGAAATGGACGGTAAGAATAATTCTAATAAGTTTCTCACATTCATGCAAAGATATCCTGTTATGTTACCGGCTTGGACTTCCTGGACtcacttatttttctttttcctatCGCAGAACTACAAAACGTTTAGACTGCAGCCTGTGTGGGAAAAAGATCTTGTTCCGGCTGGACAAGCATCTACAAGAGGCGCATGACATGTTTTCACAAGAGGTAAGTGTATTTAATTGGTTTTAATTTGGCAAAAACACATGTGCAAGATCTGttgtaaatgtaatgtttttgcCCTCTTAAGTTTGTCTAATATTAGAATTTGTCTGTTAATAGGATCGAGAACCCATCTTAAAACAGTCAAAAAGGGCAGCAATTATTAAAGAACTTGCAGAACCTTCGAGCTCTGAGCCAGATAAGCCAATGATTTCCGCCTTGGACATGGGTATTACCCAGGAAAATGGTACTTTTAAGTTGTTTTAATATTATGTAGGTTGTTATGGCTTTTCTGTACCAACCAGAAATGTtgtgacataaacagaaatttgGAAGTACAAGgttttaatttaacatttaaatcaCTTAAATTTCATTACAGAGGATGAAATGCCAAGCTTTGAAGTGCAAATGTCAGAAGACGAGGAAGATTTGGATGCCCAAGAACCCGGGCCCTCTTCCGCTTTCATGGGGGTTACTGGCGGTCAGCAACTTTCTCCTACACCTAACCGTGGGTCCGACGACTCCGCCTCTTCCAGTTTGGAGACCAGCATAAGGGTTACTGCCGGTGAGGAACTTTGTCCCACACCTGTCCCTGGGCCCGCCGACTCCGCCTCTTCCAGTTTGGAGACCGGCGTTAGCGATACTGCCGGTCATCTCACACCTGTCCCTTGGCCCCACGACCCCCCCTCTACCAGTGCGGAGACCAGCGTTAGCGATACTGCCGGTCATCTCACACCTGTCCCTGGGCCCCACAGCTCCAGCACTTTACGTGGCCCTACTGCTGGTCAGGTGCTGCTTTCCACCCCTCTTCGTGGGTCCCCCAAGTCTGTTTCAAGTTGCCAAGGCTGCAAGGACCTCTCTGTCAGGGTGCTgcaactggaaaaaaaagtggAGACATTAATGGGAGGACATACCCCGACACGCAGACCATTTAAACTAACGCTGTCTGCACAAAAAGGAGAGCATGTCAACAAGGTGACAAAGGGGGATCATTTATTTGGTaagttttcctttctttttaagTTAAGATTTTGTGGAGAGAGGATAGAGACATTTCCAGTTAGCTAATTCTTTCCCTTTTCACCTTTGTTTCTTGGGGTTGTCAAActaatattaaatgttttttaactGCAGACAGGATTCTGAAAGATTTCCAGAAGTTTAGGCTGGGCTCTAGATCCGGAAAGAAAGACGCGGAAAATGCTCGTCAGTCAGCGAGCCATGGTCTGCGTTTCTGCATGTATATGGCTTCTGGACTACCTACAAGTGCTATTGCTGAGGACCTAAAGTTCCTGACACAAATCGACAAATTGCGGGGGTAAGTATTTTGCATCTGATATTTTTCTTGGCCTAAAAATTTTAAACAAGCACAAAGTACTatcaaatacaaaacaaatgtttctcTTATCTATTAATTCCAAATTTTAATCTATGGTGTTTTGAAATAGATGAGAATTGGGAAAAGGGAGCATGGAATGTGGTAGAACTGGGAGTCAGATTCTGTCACTTGTAACTCCTTGCCTTTCCCCACAGTTTAACGGCTTACCTGTCCAACAAAGGCTACGCCCCAACAACAATCAAAAATATGCTCAACAATATCATCTTGTTTCTCCGCCACGtggaaaacacatttcaaaaggcCAGCAAGCTCAGCAAGAAGCACTTTCAAACACTGCATTATGAGCTGAAAAGGATCGTGGCAGATGTCCACAAAAAATTAGTCGTCCATCGCCAAAAGGTGTTACGCGTAAAGACAGGTAAATGTTTTCAATTTCTTTCATTCTGGTATTGTTTACTTTCTCAAAATGAAATCATATAGTCATCTAAATCAAGTCAAACTGTTTTTGCAGACAATCAGCTTAGCGCTATGAATGAAAACCAATTCATGATTACCGCCAGGCGACGTATTCCGCAACTGATTGGTAAGTAGACTTCATTATTGACATTGTATTCCATCTTCTTCAATAGATTGCATTCTTAACTGTATTTTTCTGTCTATATCTTGCAATGTTTTATAGAAAGCGTACCTTGCCATGAGGGGGAGGAGCACTCGATTCTGATGGGATACATCATGGGCTACCTGGCCATGCTTAGTGGACACAGATCCATTGCCATCAACAACTTGACCAAGCAGCAGGTCATCAACTGCGAGAGTTGGAAGGATGGCAAGCACTTCCAAGTTCTGGTTAGTATTTATTTATGGGTGGTGGGTCCAAGCAATGAACATTTCAATGGTGAAATTAACATTAGTGTCTTTGTTGAAGTCAGCATTTCATAGTCCCATGAGCCACACATACAAGCCACCAGTGCATCGTTCTGATCTTTAAAGTCCACCTCTCCACAGAAATACACTAATGTTCTGCATTTTATATCCTAAGGTGGATGACCACAAAACTGTGGCCACTTTTGGACAAGCGGCATTTGCCCTAAACAAGGAGGAGTATAGCTGGCTTGAATCTTTGGCAAAAGGTTCTTGCTGTGAGCCAGGCAAGAAGGGAAAGTACATCTTCCATTCAGCGCTTGGCAAGCAGGTCCAGAAGCCTGGAAACCTCCTCAATCTGGCTTGGGGGGATGCCGGCATGCAGGGAAGCATCACTTTTAACCAGATCCGGAGCAGCGTCTCCACTCAAGTAAGAACTTAATATAAGTTGGATTCTGGCCATAGAATCTAACTTTGGAAGCAGGAATCCTCAATTTTGGGAGCGTTGATTAAGCCTTTTTAGACACAGTAGCTCAAAGGACTGTTTTCATTTCAAACTTTTGTAAAAACTTCTTTCTTCGGGTTTCCAGGCCAGCCAACACCTCACCGAGAAGGAGCGTAAAGAGGTGGCAAAATCCATGTGTCATGACCCCACCACGGCAGATAGATTTTATGTTGCTCTGCCAGACAAAGAGGCCGCATTCAACACCAGAAACCTCCGGCTGAAAGCACTGATGAGCGCTGTGGATCATGATGAAGATGAAGCTGAAGATGAGGATAAGGAAGGGGAAGAGGAAGCCGGCAGCACAAGTTCCAGTGAAGAAGAACCCCCTTATGATGACCGCACGGAGTCAGATTCAGCTCCCTCTGAGGAGGAGATGGCAGAATGGAGAGAATGGAAGAAAATGACTCAGAAAACCTCCAAAAGAAAATTGTTCCTTGGGGATCAGCAAACTGGATTAAATACGACCAAGAAGTGTAAGATAGTGGTTAAAAAACTTGGGACTCCAATTGCGAAGTTTTACATGAGTAAAGCCACTGTCTCCAAGCCTCTGGAAACAGCCCCTGTAGAGCTGGCTCCAGGGCCTGCGCCAGCACCCCCCAAAAGACTGGAGGAAACCCCAGCAGCGGAAGAAGGCCCGGCAGCGGAAGAAGGCCCGGCAGCGGAAGAAGGCCCGGCAGCGGAAGAAGGCCCGGCAGCAAAATAAGGCCCAGGAACTGAGGTTTTTTTAGTAAGAGTGGTGAGTTCAAAGAAACTACTTCTTTtgtttacactttaaaaaagaatttcactggaacttttttttgttttctctctttttgggAAGGCATGGTGATTTTTGTTTGGTGgacaatttaattttttacacTAACAATACTTTGGATTTAATGCATAATTAATGGCACTTTATTTTTAAGGCTTGGTGATATTTTTTTGGAGgaaaatttatttaattttttccaCTAACGATACTTTGGATTTTATGCATAATTAATGGCACTTTATTTTTAAGGCTTGGTGATATTTGTTTGGTGgacaatt
Proteins encoded in this window:
- the LOC120563575 gene encoding histone-lysine N-methyltransferase KMT5C-like, which gives rise to MDSGTRMTVMELCEVDDVATGLVLDPLLGFSTHKMNIAPLPETQHWDILKETLLSFQHTQDFNKTFNALTAGEYFNAVGSHHQELLRQQVYRYLSAFLLDSGVKIESTDRYSCETNGAKVTSTKHWFPGQRIEVMLGCIAEFSPADSAVLKAGVNDFSVMYSLRRKCDQLWLGPARFINHDCNPNAKYVACKFVAYVDVIRPISPGEEITCCYCQNFFGDENEACECCTCERNGEGHFKQRRKLPHCEEKRLRPRSEAGTVHIQKFTHTIEINKSGKSTEAEKEHFVQELPHSHLF
- the LOC120563573 gene encoding uncharacterized protein LOC120563573, encoding MISALDMGITQENEDEMPSFEVQMSEDEEDLDAQEPGPSSAFMGVTGGQQLSPTPNRGSDDSASSSLETSIRVTAGEELCPTPVPGPADSASSSLETGVSDTAGHLTPVPWPHDPPSTSAETSVSDTAGHLTPVPGPHSSSTLRGPTAGQVLLSTPLRGSPKSVSSCQGCKDLSVRVLQLEKKVETLMGGHTPTRRPFKLTLSAQKGEHVNKVTKGDHLFDRILKDFQKFRLGSRSGKKDAENARQSASHGLRFCMYMASGLPTSAIAEDLKFLTQIDKLRGLTAYLSNKGYAPTTIKNMLNNIILFLRHVENTFQKASKLSKKHFQTLHYELKRIVADVHKKLVVHRQKVLRVKTDNQLSAMNENQFMITARRRIPQLIESVPCHEGEEHSILMGYIMGYLAMLSGHRSIAINNLTKQQVINCESWKDGKHFQVLVDDHKTVATFGQAAFALNKEEYSWLESLAKGSCCEPGKKGKYIFHSALGKQVQKPGNLLNLAWGDAGMQGSITFNQIRSSVSTQASQHLTEKERKEVAKSMCHDPTTADRFYVALPDKEAAFNTRNLRLKALMSAVDHDEDEAEDEDKEGEEEAGSTSSSEEEPPYDDRTESDSAPSEEEMAEWREWKKMTQKTSKRKLFLGDQQTGLNTTKKCKIVVKKLGTPIAKFYMSKATVSKPLETAPVELAPGPAPAPPKRLEETPAAEEGPAAEEGPAAEEGPAAEEGPAAK